The Colias croceus chromosome 11, ilColCroc2.1 genome has a segment encoding these proteins:
- the LOC123695686 gene encoding uncharacterized protein LOC123695686 isoform X1 → MADDDEIDILGDFSFNSCLAQNNQGIPSCSDREDTVHPQWLLDSPPANWYDIKINNRSKEGPSRKLSGNNSNQNQNEVFHIAWTQEERDTLKLEMEKYGRNVKKISQTLTTKSEAEIQALIEAEHGIHLDTLVWEKHDDQDNIPHVAQEEIIADEIMSMSDVISMVTTGSPTITLPKKVFRKNSKVPPSINSVKNAINVNKIVVNDHNLSSKDSKEELSKMTNNFVKQKEKMKTVKKLGNHRRKVSRNYDKSRVKSKDMKSPQGRKTDSSLSEDSVKSPKMQIVLGSGQALPVSEGEQVIKIEKKKDSEEDSDIEIDVDSETEGDTPKKKDNLAQESKSPVKENSDSAPIAVPLRRLEMPRRRRKINLDGGGGYRILHTEAGDVYEVSSEPRKERQARKQPVQLIRCKEYGPERPAPCEVHLHVSVLISMDVHAHTSRAEVMGLVGGRQVTGGVLLSAYRPARAAANSVHCDMDPVSQASAGDYLTSLGLSVCGWHHSHPHFPAAPSPRDLATQRELQAALEWRLPFLALLTSQRPPAPHYSCFRVEETPDDPTPTGYQVDLQLIPDITAQNVTQYVRGLHELLQLVERTGHSVDMKRDVCPHTGVCYLDKCIWSVSRNMRQAGYETDDPVVKQLIRGVRDIFR, encoded by the exons GTCAAAAGAGGGACCATCAAGGAAGCTATCTGGAAACAATTCTAACCAGAATCAAAATGAAGTATTTCATATAGCCTGGACACAAGAAGAAAGGGATACTCTTAAATTGGAAATG GAAAAATATGGGAGGAATGTGAAGAAAATATCGCAAACACTAACAACCAAATCGGAGGCTGAAATTCAAGCTTTAATAGAAGCTGAGCATGGTATACACCTTGACACACTGGTGTGGGAGAAACATGATGACCAGGACAACATACCCCATGTGGCCCAGGAGGAAATAATAGCTGATGAGATCATGAGCATGTCGGATGTTATAAGCATGGTGACAACTGGCTCCCCGACTATAACATTGCCAAAGAAAGTGTTTAGAAAGAACAGTAAAGTGCCCCCGTCTATAAATTCTGTTAAGAATGCTATAAATGTCAACAAAATAGTTGTAAATGATCATAACTTAAGTTCAAAAGATTCAAAGGAAGAattgagtaaaatgacaaataATTTCGTCAAACAAAAAGAGAAAATGAAAACTGTGAAAAAACTTGGTAATCATAGGAGGAAAGTGTCCAGGAACTATGATAAGAGTAGAGTTAAGAGTAAGGATATGAAATCGCCACAGGGGAGGAAGACTGACTCAAGTTTATCGGAAGACAGTGTTAAGAGTCCTAAAATGCAAATTGTGTTGGGCTCTGGACAAGCGCTGCCTGTTTCTGAGGGGGAACAAGTG ataaaaatagaaaagaaGAAAGACTCAGAAGAAGACAGTGATATAGAGATAGATGTAGATAGTGAAACAGAAGGTGATACTCCAAAGAAGAAAGACAACTTAGCGCAGGAGAGCAAATCACCGGTTAAGGAAAACTCTGATAGTGCACCAATAGCCGTTCCTTTGAGGAGATTAGAAATGCCTAGAAGACGgagaaaaattaatttg GACGGTGGTGGTGGTTACCGCATCCTCCACACAGAAGCAGGTGACGTGTACGAGGTAAGCTCGGAGCCGCGAAAAGAGCGACAGGCTCGGAAACAACCCGTGCAGCTTATACGCTGCAAGGAGTACGGGCCTGAGCGACCA gCACCATGCGAAGTCCACCTGCACGTCTCCGTGCTAATCAGCATGGACGTCCACGCGCACACCTCCAGGGCGGAAGTGATGGGGCTGGTGGGGGGGCGGCAGGTGACCGGCGGCGTGCTGCTGTCCGCGTACCGACCAGCTCGCGCTGCGGCCAACAGCGTGCACTGCGATATGGACCCTG TGTCGCAAGCGTCCGCGGGCGACTACCTGACGTCCCTGGGGCTGTCGGTGTGCGGCTGGCACCACTCGCACCCGCACTTCCCCGCCGCGCCCTCCCCCCGCGACCTCGCCACGCAGCGCGAGCTGCAGGCGGCGCTCGAGTGGCGGCTGCCCTTCCTCGCGCTGCTCACCTCGCAGCGGCCCCCGGCGCCGCACTACAG TTGTTTCCGCGTAGAGGAAACGCCAGACGACCCCACACCAACAGGCTACCAAGTGGACTTGCAACTGATACCGGACATCACAGCACAGAATGTAACCCAATACGTGCGTGGGCTGCACGAGCTGCTCCAGCTGGTGGAGCGCACGGGACACAGTGTGGACATGAAGCGAGATGTGTGTCCCCACACCGGGGTCTGCTACTTGGACAAG TGCATTTGGAGTGTATCCCGTAATATGCGGCAAGCTGGCTACGAGACAGACGATCCGGTCGTGAAACAACTTATACGAGGCGTGCGGgatatatttagataa
- the LOC123695686 gene encoding uncharacterized protein LOC123695686 isoform X2: MADDDEIDILGDFSFNSCLAQNNQGIPSCSDREDTVHPQWLLDSPPANWSKEGPSRKLSGNNSNQNQNEVFHIAWTQEERDTLKLEMEKYGRNVKKISQTLTTKSEAEIQALIEAEHGIHLDTLVWEKHDDQDNIPHVAQEEIIADEIMSMSDVISMVTTGSPTITLPKKVFRKNSKVPPSINSVKNAINVNKIVVNDHNLSSKDSKEELSKMTNNFVKQKEKMKTVKKLGNHRRKVSRNYDKSRVKSKDMKSPQGRKTDSSLSEDSVKSPKMQIVLGSGQALPVSEGEQVIKIEKKKDSEEDSDIEIDVDSETEGDTPKKKDNLAQESKSPVKENSDSAPIAVPLRRLEMPRRRRKINLDGGGGYRILHTEAGDVYEVSSEPRKERQARKQPVQLIRCKEYGPERPAPCEVHLHVSVLISMDVHAHTSRAEVMGLVGGRQVTGGVLLSAYRPARAAANSVHCDMDPVSQASAGDYLTSLGLSVCGWHHSHPHFPAAPSPRDLATQRELQAALEWRLPFLALLTSQRPPAPHYSCFRVEETPDDPTPTGYQVDLQLIPDITAQNVTQYVRGLHELLQLVERTGHSVDMKRDVCPHTGVCYLDKCIWSVSRNMRQAGYETDDPVVKQLIRGVRDIFR; the protein is encoded by the exons GTCAAAAGAGGGACCATCAAGGAAGCTATCTGGAAACAATTCTAACCAGAATCAAAATGAAGTATTTCATATAGCCTGGACACAAGAAGAAAGGGATACTCTTAAATTGGAAATG GAAAAATATGGGAGGAATGTGAAGAAAATATCGCAAACACTAACAACCAAATCGGAGGCTGAAATTCAAGCTTTAATAGAAGCTGAGCATGGTATACACCTTGACACACTGGTGTGGGAGAAACATGATGACCAGGACAACATACCCCATGTGGCCCAGGAGGAAATAATAGCTGATGAGATCATGAGCATGTCGGATGTTATAAGCATGGTGACAACTGGCTCCCCGACTATAACATTGCCAAAGAAAGTGTTTAGAAAGAACAGTAAAGTGCCCCCGTCTATAAATTCTGTTAAGAATGCTATAAATGTCAACAAAATAGTTGTAAATGATCATAACTTAAGTTCAAAAGATTCAAAGGAAGAattgagtaaaatgacaaataATTTCGTCAAACAAAAAGAGAAAATGAAAACTGTGAAAAAACTTGGTAATCATAGGAGGAAAGTGTCCAGGAACTATGATAAGAGTAGAGTTAAGAGTAAGGATATGAAATCGCCACAGGGGAGGAAGACTGACTCAAGTTTATCGGAAGACAGTGTTAAGAGTCCTAAAATGCAAATTGTGTTGGGCTCTGGACAAGCGCTGCCTGTTTCTGAGGGGGAACAAGTG ataaaaatagaaaagaaGAAAGACTCAGAAGAAGACAGTGATATAGAGATAGATGTAGATAGTGAAACAGAAGGTGATACTCCAAAGAAGAAAGACAACTTAGCGCAGGAGAGCAAATCACCGGTTAAGGAAAACTCTGATAGTGCACCAATAGCCGTTCCTTTGAGGAGATTAGAAATGCCTAGAAGACGgagaaaaattaatttg GACGGTGGTGGTGGTTACCGCATCCTCCACACAGAAGCAGGTGACGTGTACGAGGTAAGCTCGGAGCCGCGAAAAGAGCGACAGGCTCGGAAACAACCCGTGCAGCTTATACGCTGCAAGGAGTACGGGCCTGAGCGACCA gCACCATGCGAAGTCCACCTGCACGTCTCCGTGCTAATCAGCATGGACGTCCACGCGCACACCTCCAGGGCGGAAGTGATGGGGCTGGTGGGGGGGCGGCAGGTGACCGGCGGCGTGCTGCTGTCCGCGTACCGACCAGCTCGCGCTGCGGCCAACAGCGTGCACTGCGATATGGACCCTG TGTCGCAAGCGTCCGCGGGCGACTACCTGACGTCCCTGGGGCTGTCGGTGTGCGGCTGGCACCACTCGCACCCGCACTTCCCCGCCGCGCCCTCCCCCCGCGACCTCGCCACGCAGCGCGAGCTGCAGGCGGCGCTCGAGTGGCGGCTGCCCTTCCTCGCGCTGCTCACCTCGCAGCGGCCCCCGGCGCCGCACTACAG TTGTTTCCGCGTAGAGGAAACGCCAGACGACCCCACACCAACAGGCTACCAAGTGGACTTGCAACTGATACCGGACATCACAGCACAGAATGTAACCCAATACGTGCGTGGGCTGCACGAGCTGCTCCAGCTGGTGGAGCGCACGGGACACAGTGTGGACATGAAGCGAGATGTGTGTCCCCACACCGGGGTCTGCTACTTGGACAAG TGCATTTGGAGTGTATCCCGTAATATGCGGCAAGCTGGCTACGAGACAGACGATCCGGTCGTGAAACAACTTATACGAGGCGTGCGGgatatatttagataa